From the Pseudarthrobacter sp. MM222 genome, one window contains:
- a CDS encoding protoglobin domain-containing protein, with amino-acid sequence MPSIPGYTFGSESLAPSPVSLADLARLEAAVLWTQDDASALRRAGEILGPQTDRILDVWYGFVGSHDFLIASFAGADGTANPDYLEAVRSRFAQWIKDTCSRDRDQQWLDYQHEIALRHTAEKKNRTDGVGSTASEINLRYIIAFIVPLTVTIRPFLAEQGADADEVEAMYQAWCKAVTLTAALWAEPYSSSW; translated from the coding sequence ATGCCTTCCATCCCCGGCTACACCTTCGGCAGCGAGTCCCTCGCCCCGAGCCCCGTGTCCCTCGCAGACCTCGCCCGGCTCGAAGCGGCTGTCCTGTGGACCCAGGATGACGCGAGCGCGCTGCGGCGGGCGGGCGAGATTCTTGGACCTCAAACGGATCGCATCCTCGACGTCTGGTACGGCTTTGTTGGCAGCCACGATTTCCTTATTGCCAGTTTCGCCGGTGCGGACGGAACGGCGAATCCGGACTATCTTGAAGCCGTGCGGTCCAGATTCGCCCAGTGGATCAAGGACACGTGTTCACGCGACCGGGATCAGCAGTGGCTTGACTACCAGCATGAGATTGCCCTCCGCCACACGGCAGAGAAGAAGAACCGCACCGACGGCGTGGGTTCGACGGCGTCCGAGATCAACCTGCGCTACATCATCGCTTTCATCGTCCCGTTGACGGTCACGATCCGACCTTTCCTCGCCGAGCAGGGCGCGGACGCTGATGAGGTGGAGGCGATGTACCAGGCGTGGTGCAAGGCCGTCACCCTGACGGCGGCCCTTTGGGCCGAGCCGTACTCATCGTCCTGGTGA
- a CDS encoding DUF4383 domain-containing protein: protein MATHTSTGRATRTNVQKASMVVGAVFLLVGVLGFVPGITANYDQLHFAGHHSEALLLGLFQVSALHNIVHLLFGAAGLALARSAAGARSFLLYGGIIYLVLFVYGLVVPQDSAGNFVPLNGFDNVLHLLLGVGMVALALILTKGRTNRTR from the coding sequence ATGGCAACACACACCAGCACCGGCAGGGCAACCCGCACCAACGTCCAGAAGGCATCGATGGTTGTGGGTGCCGTGTTCCTGCTGGTCGGCGTCCTGGGCTTCGTGCCGGGAATCACCGCCAACTACGACCAGCTGCACTTCGCGGGACACCACTCCGAGGCCCTGCTGCTTGGCCTCTTCCAGGTCTCGGCCCTGCACAACATCGTCCACCTGCTTTTCGGCGCCGCCGGCCTCGCGCTGGCCCGGTCAGCGGCCGGTGCACGTTCCTTCCTGCTCTACGGCGGCATCATCTATCTCGTCCTGTTCGTGTACGGGCTGGTCGTGCCCCAGGATTCGGCCGGGAACTTCGTGCCGCTGAACGGCTTTGACAACGTCCTGCACCTGCTGCTCGGCGTCGGCATGGTGGCCCTGGCCCTGATCCTTACCAAGGGCCGCACGAACCGCACACGGTAG
- a CDS encoding S8 family serine peptidase, which yields MKKVVIAGLAAVTLGFGGITVAVPSNAAAPSSPIAGQIMVKFRDNGSAAGVLRQHGLREGPGIGSTGAQLINVPAGREVRLIAALSRNPAVEYAEPDEPVTAATTDEYFPRQYALQNNGQPFTNTASTLSVAGGTADADVDAVEAWNVTTGTGIKVAVLDSGVASDNGDITQKVVARANFSNGKPGEDNYGHGTHVAGIVAATANNTIGVAGVCPGCTILDGKVLNDSGVGSSSALANGINWAVSNGAKVINMSLGVRASRTLETAVNNAWSKGVVLVAAAGNGGGQTKIYPGAYPNVIAVAATDNTDAKASFSTYGASWVDVAAPGVNVYSTFPNHTFVLGTQNNRSFGYDVGNGTSMSAPIVAATAALAWSSHTGATNTSVRANVESTADKISGTGTYWKHGRVNANNAVR from the coding sequence ATGAAAAAGGTCGTTATAGCGGGTTTGGCAGCCGTAACCTTGGGGTTCGGCGGAATCACCGTGGCAGTCCCGAGCAACGCGGCTGCCCCGTCATCACCCATCGCGGGGCAAATCATGGTCAAATTCCGCGACAATGGCTCGGCTGCCGGCGTGCTGCGCCAGCACGGCCTCAGGGAGGGCCCTGGTATCGGCAGCACCGGCGCTCAACTCATCAACGTACCGGCCGGCAGGGAAGTCCGGCTCATCGCAGCATTAAGCCGGAACCCCGCCGTCGAGTACGCCGAGCCGGACGAGCCGGTGACTGCCGCTACAACTGACGAGTACTTCCCGCGCCAGTACGCTCTGCAAAACAACGGCCAACCATTCACCAACACCGCCAGCACCTTGTCTGTAGCCGGGGGCACAGCGGACGCTGATGTGGACGCCGTCGAAGCGTGGAACGTCACGACGGGTACCGGCATCAAAGTCGCCGTGCTTGATTCAGGTGTCGCCAGCGACAACGGCGACATCACACAAAAGGTTGTTGCACGCGCCAACTTCAGCAATGGGAAACCCGGTGAAGACAACTATGGGCACGGCACGCACGTGGCCGGCATTGTCGCCGCCACCGCCAACAACACGATTGGCGTTGCCGGCGTGTGTCCGGGATGCACCATCCTGGACGGCAAGGTCCTCAATGACAGCGGCGTCGGGTCCAGCTCAGCCCTGGCGAACGGCATCAACTGGGCCGTCAGCAACGGTGCGAAGGTTATCAACATGAGCCTCGGAGTGCGGGCGTCACGCACCCTCGAAACTGCCGTCAACAACGCCTGGAGCAAGGGTGTGGTGCTGGTTGCCGCGGCAGGCAACGGCGGTGGCCAGACCAAGATCTACCCGGGCGCTTACCCCAACGTCATTGCCGTCGCCGCGACCGACAACACCGACGCCAAAGCATCGTTCTCAACCTACGGAGCCAGCTGGGTGGACGTCGCAGCACCCGGAGTCAACGTCTACTCCACGTTCCCGAACCACACGTTTGTCCTCGGGACGCAGAACAACCGCTCTTTCGGTTACGACGTCGGCAACGGCACCTCGATGTCCGCACCCATCGTCGCTGCCACTGCCGCGCTTGCCTGGAGCTCCCACACCGGCGCCACGAACACGTCCGTCCGGGCCAACGTCGAATCAACCGCCGACAAGATTTCCGGGACCGGCACCTACTGGAAACACGGCCGCGTGAACGCCAACAACGCTGTTAGGTAG